From one Catellatospora sp. IY07-71 genomic stretch:
- a CDS encoding Nif3-like dinuclear metal center hexameric protein: protein MTWTVASFTQLLEAEFPPRWAEPWDRVGLVTGRPEQPVTRVLAVVDVLPQTVAETLDTGADLIIAHHPLLLSGVSSVAATTYQGRIVHDLIGNGVALYVAHTNADVARPGVSDALADLLGLLETRPLRPTEEGRGSGRVGRLPAPLTLGEFAHLAATALPVAGWGVRVAGDPARTVSTVAVCGGSGDEFIPDAVAAGADVYLTGDLKHHRTIDLVASGGPALVDAGHYATERPWLTPLAAWLRAQTGLEIIVSDTTTDPFRFHACATLDPVA, encoded by the coding sequence GTGACCTGGACTGTCGCGTCGTTCACGCAGCTGCTGGAGGCCGAGTTCCCGCCCCGCTGGGCGGAGCCGTGGGACCGGGTGGGGCTGGTCACCGGCCGCCCCGAGCAGCCGGTGACCCGGGTGCTGGCGGTGGTGGACGTGCTGCCGCAGACCGTCGCGGAGACGCTGGACACCGGCGCCGACCTGATCATCGCGCACCATCCGCTGCTGCTCAGCGGGGTGTCGTCGGTGGCGGCGACCACCTATCAGGGGCGCATCGTGCACGACCTGATCGGCAACGGGGTCGCGCTGTACGTCGCGCATACCAACGCCGACGTGGCCCGCCCGGGCGTGAGCGACGCCCTCGCCGACCTGCTCGGCCTGCTGGAGACCCGCCCGCTGCGGCCCACCGAGGAGGGCCGCGGGTCCGGTCGCGTCGGCCGGCTGCCCGCGCCGCTCACCCTCGGCGAGTTCGCGCACCTCGCGGCGACCGCGCTGCCCGTGGCGGGCTGGGGCGTACGCGTCGCCGGCGACCCCGCCCGGACGGTGTCCACGGTCGCGGTGTGCGGCGGGTCCGGCGACGAGTTCATCCCCGACGCGGTGGCCGCCGGGGCCGACGTCTACCTGACCGGCGACCTCAAGCACCACCGCACCATCGACCTGGTCGCCTCCGGTGGGCCCGCGCTGGTCGACGCCGGTCACTACGCCACCGAGCGGCCGTGGCTGACACCGCTGGCCGCCTGGCTGCGTGCGCAGACGGGACTTGAGATCATCGTCTCCGACACGACCACCGATCCGTTCCGGTTCCACGCCTGCGCGACACTTGACCCTGTCGCCTGA
- a CDS encoding bifunctional RNase H/acid phosphatase produces MTVVRVVIEADGGARGNPGPAGYGAVVRDPETGEVLAERSAALGVTTNNVAEYRGLIAGLEAAAELGAAQVEARMDSKLVVEQMSGRWQIKHPGLRPLAAEVAALVRRFDRVTYTWIPRERNRAADALANAAMDAAAARGGGETVIVATITEHVGAGVSDAPEPAESAATSRSARAETAAAGRPRREDWAPRTSPATRLVLVRHGETQLTAEKRYSGRGDVPLSAAGEKQAAAAAGRVAAMRPDRVITSPLARCRATAAAIAEAAGGVPVTVEKDLIECDFGAWEGLTFGDVRERYPAELDAWLASTSVAPPKGESFQQVAKRVRGAMGKLQQAYEGQTVVIVSHVSPIKLILRDALAAGDAFLFRLLLDPTGISVVDVWPDGGVSVRTVNDTSHLGEN; encoded by the coding sequence GTGACCGTCGTGCGGGTCGTCATCGAGGCGGACGGGGGCGCCCGCGGCAACCCCGGCCCGGCCGGGTACGGCGCGGTCGTGCGCGATCCGGAGACCGGCGAGGTGCTCGCGGAGCGCAGTGCCGCGCTGGGCGTGACCACCAACAACGTCGCCGAGTACCGGGGGCTCATCGCCGGGCTGGAGGCCGCCGCCGAGCTGGGCGCGGCGCAGGTCGAGGCGCGCATGGACTCCAAGCTGGTGGTCGAGCAGATGTCCGGCCGCTGGCAGATCAAGCACCCGGGGCTGCGCCCGCTGGCCGCCGAGGTGGCCGCGCTGGTGCGCCGGTTCGACCGGGTGACGTACACCTGGATCCCGCGCGAGCGCAACCGCGCCGCCGACGCGCTGGCCAACGCGGCGATGGACGCCGCCGCGGCCCGGGGCGGCGGCGAGACCGTCATCGTCGCGACCATCACCGAGCACGTCGGCGCGGGTGTCAGCGACGCGCCCGAACCGGCCGAGAGCGCGGCGACGAGCCGGTCCGCACGGGCGGAGACCGCCGCGGCAGGGCGGCCCCGGCGCGAGGACTGGGCGCCGCGTACGTCCCCGGCGACCCGGCTGGTGCTGGTGCGCCACGGTGAGACGCAGCTGACCGCGGAGAAGCGCTATTCGGGCCGGGGCGACGTGCCGCTGTCGGCGGCGGGGGAGAAGCAGGCCGCGGCCGCCGCCGGGCGCGTCGCCGCCATGCGCCCCGACCGCGTGATCACGTCGCCCCTGGCCCGCTGCCGGGCCACCGCGGCGGCGATCGCGGAGGCGGCGGGCGGGGTGCCGGTGACGGTCGAGAAGGACCTCATCGAGTGCGACTTCGGCGCCTGGGAGGGGCTGACCTTCGGCGACGTGCGCGAGCGCTACCCGGCCGAGCTGGACGCGTGGCTTGCCTCGACGTCGGTCGCGCCGCCCAAGGGGGAGTCGTTCCAGCAGGTCGCCAAGCGGGTGCGCGGCGCGATGGGCAAGCTCCAGCAGGCGTACGAGGGCCAGACGGTCGTGATCGTCTCGCACGTCTCACCGATCAAGCTGATCCTGCGCGACGCGCTGGCCGCCGGGGACGCGTTCCTGTTCCGGCTGCTGCTCGATCCGACGGGCATCTCGGTCGTGGACGTGTGGCCGGACGGCGGCGTCTCGGTGCGGACCGTCAACGACACGTCCCACCTCGGCGAGAACTGA
- a CDS encoding helix-turn-helix domain-containing protein, which yields MDELPIGRRVSYWRNRRKMSQQVFADRLGKSKSWVDKVERGVRRLDKFSVVYEIADVLQLDVQLLLGKDPERRPDSVNCIDQIEVAEIRSALERYDQISAFFYAAPEPPPIAEMRKAALHAWQTWEHGRYGVLARALPRLLRDAQAADTAYAHTDDSREAAHLLGQVYQLASSVLRKLGELDLSWLAADRSIAVSQRAGDQLLAGVATTRVANALRALGRHRAALEVNVNIANRLCPTGPDTTEDRLSVYGFLLLQGAMAASCIGDSATMRDLLTGAQDAAAGLGGDKNHYWTSFGPTNVQVHRAAAAVELGEGGQAIVIHESLDPAAFNAMLPERRAHHYLDMARGFAQVGDVERAGEMLLEGDLLAPAEIRCRPIAHEVLSDVLRRTRGTPSSSLAELAEQMGVGV from the coding sequence ATGGACGAGCTGCCGATCGGCCGCCGGGTGTCGTACTGGCGCAATCGCCGCAAGATGTCGCAGCAGGTCTTCGCCGACCGCCTGGGCAAATCGAAGAGCTGGGTGGACAAGGTCGAGCGCGGCGTACGCCGGCTGGACAAGTTCTCCGTCGTGTACGAGATCGCCGACGTGCTCCAGCTCGACGTCCAGCTGCTGCTGGGCAAGGACCCGGAGCGCCGGCCCGACAGCGTGAACTGCATCGACCAGATCGAGGTCGCCGAGATCCGCTCGGCGCTGGAGCGCTACGACCAGATCAGCGCGTTCTTCTACGCCGCGCCCGAGCCGCCGCCGATCGCGGAGATGCGCAAGGCGGCGCTGCACGCCTGGCAGACCTGGGAGCACGGCCGGTACGGGGTGCTGGCCCGCGCGCTGCCGCGGTTGCTGCGCGACGCCCAGGCCGCCGACACCGCGTACGCCCACACCGACGACTCGCGCGAGGCCGCGCACCTGCTCGGGCAGGTCTACCAGCTGGCCTCCTCGGTGCTGCGCAAGCTCGGCGAGCTGGACCTGAGCTGGCTGGCCGCGGACCGCTCCATCGCCGTCTCGCAGCGGGCCGGCGACCAGCTGCTGGCGGGGGTGGCCACCACCCGGGTCGCGAACGCGCTGCGGGCGCTGGGCCGGCACCGGGCGGCGCTCGAGGTCAACGTGAACATCGCCAACCGGCTGTGCCCGACCGGCCCGGACACCACCGAGGACCGGCTGTCGGTGTACGGCTTCCTGCTGCTGCAGGGCGCGATGGCGGCCTCCTGCATCGGCGACAGCGCCACCATGCGCGACCTGCTGACCGGCGCCCAGGACGCGGCGGCGGGGCTCGGCGGCGACAAGAACCACTACTGGACCAGCTTCGGCCCGACGAACGTGCAGGTGCACCGGGCCGCGGCCGCGGTCGAGCTGGGCGAGGGCGGGCAGGCGATCGTCATCCACGAGAGCCTCGACCCGGCCGCGTTCAACGCGATGCTGCCCGAGCGCCGCGCCCACCACTACCTCGACATGGCGCGCGGCTTCGCCCAGGTGGGCGACGTGGAGCGGGCCGGGGAGATGCTGCTGGAGGGCGACCTGCTGGCGCCCGCCGAGATCCGCTGCCGCCCGATCGCGCACGAGGTGCTCAGCGACGTGCTGCGCCGCACCCGCGGCACGCCGTCTTCGTCGCTGGCCGAGCTGGCCGAGCAGATGGGCGTGGGCGTGTGA
- a CDS encoding zinc ribbon domain-containing protein, which translates to MKADPKDQQRLLDLQAIDTTLQQLAHRRKVLPELAELDVLGRAIGVLEDERVRAEVEVDDLDRDITKLEREVDSVRQRRAKDQQRLDDGRLPARELTALEHEITSLTRRQTELEDAELELMEKRETAQSALDGVDEKISIAREKRIAAETRRDEALTEITREIEWKQQARRPLAADLPGELVQLYEKIREQSGGLGAALVQHGRCGGCRLELFGADRNRVKTAPPDEVVRCEECRRIMVRTAESGL; encoded by the coding sequence GTGAAGGCCGACCCTAAGGACCAGCAGCGGTTGCTCGACCTGCAGGCCATCGACACGACGCTGCAGCAGCTGGCGCACCGCCGCAAGGTGCTGCCCGAGCTCGCCGAGTTGGACGTGCTGGGCAGGGCGATCGGCGTGCTCGAAGACGAGCGGGTGCGGGCCGAGGTCGAGGTCGACGACCTGGACCGCGACATCACCAAGCTGGAGCGCGAGGTCGACTCCGTACGCCAGCGGCGCGCCAAGGACCAGCAGCGGCTCGACGACGGGCGGCTGCCCGCGCGCGAGCTGACCGCCCTGGAGCACGAGATCACCTCGCTGACCCGGCGGCAGACCGAGCTGGAGGACGCCGAGCTGGAGCTGATGGAGAAGCGCGAGACGGCGCAGAGCGCGCTGGACGGCGTGGACGAGAAGATCTCCATCGCGCGCGAGAAGCGCATCGCGGCCGAGACCCGCCGTGACGAGGCGCTGACCGAGATCACCCGCGAGATCGAGTGGAAGCAGCAGGCCCGCCGCCCGCTCGCCGCCGACCTGCCGGGCGAGCTGGTCCAGCTGTACGAGAAGATCCGCGAGCAGTCCGGCGGCCTCGGCGCGGCCCTGGTGCAGCACGGCCGCTGCGGCGGCTGCCGCCTGGAGCTGTTCGGCGCCGACCGCAACCGGGTGAAGACGGCCCCGCCGGACGAGGTCGTGCGCTGCGAGGAGTGCCGCCGCATCATGGTCCGCACCGCCGAGTCGGGCCTGTGA
- a CDS encoding type IV toxin-antitoxin system AbiEi family antitoxin domain-containing protein — protein sequence MTHELNAALDDIAHRQQRLLTRAQVLAAGHTDMFIYRRVRSGSWQRVLTGVYCVTGGVLTDEQRRVAATLYAGPSAQLTGPSALAWYGFRTLPPTDDVHLLVPHGMRCRSNGFAVVKRALTLDPHARHTLLYQVASPARAVVDACRDLRELRTVRAVVAEAVQRFRVPPQTLDEEVRQAARSRTAVVRKALAEIAEGTRSAPEAQTRTVLETSPLLAGRVLWNPQLAADDGRSLPTPDGYLPEAGLAIEVDSREFHLSPEDWARSLERHNILGRYGVQVLHFTPSFVESQPDEVRRIVESAVMLREGITVGVQVTSDGRTPLSQQSVKRVPFLYGKR from the coding sequence ATGACACACGAACTCAACGCCGCGCTGGACGACATCGCGCACCGGCAGCAGAGGCTGCTGACCCGTGCCCAGGTGCTTGCTGCCGGCCATACCGACATGTTCATCTACCGGCGGGTGCGCAGCGGCAGCTGGCAGCGGGTGCTGACCGGCGTCTACTGCGTCACCGGCGGCGTGCTCACCGACGAGCAGCGGCGCGTGGCCGCCACGCTCTACGCCGGGCCGTCGGCCCAGCTCACCGGGCCGTCCGCGCTCGCCTGGTACGGCTTCCGCACCCTGCCGCCCACGGACGACGTGCACCTGCTGGTGCCGCACGGGATGCGCTGCCGGTCGAACGGGTTCGCGGTCGTCAAACGGGCGCTCACGCTCGATCCGCATGCCAGGCACACCCTGCTCTACCAGGTGGCCAGCCCCGCGCGGGCAGTGGTCGACGCGTGCCGGGACCTCAGGGAACTGCGGACCGTGCGGGCGGTCGTGGCCGAGGCCGTGCAACGGTTCCGTGTCCCGCCGCAGACGCTGGACGAGGAGGTGCGGCAGGCGGCTCGCAGCCGGACGGCAGTCGTGCGCAAGGCACTGGCGGAGATCGCCGAGGGCACGCGGTCCGCACCCGAGGCGCAGACCCGGACAGTGCTCGAAACGAGCCCGCTCCTGGCCGGGCGGGTGCTGTGGAATCCGCAGCTGGCGGCCGACGACGGCCGTTCGCTGCCCACACCCGACGGTTACCTGCCCGAGGCGGGCCTGGCGATCGAGGTGGATTCGCGCGAGTTCCACCTGAGCCCGGAGGACTGGGCGCGGTCGTTGGAGCGGCACAACATTCTCGGCCGGTATGGCGTACAGGTACTGCATTTCACGCCCTCGTTCGTGGAGAGTCAGCCGGACGAGGTACGCCGCATCGTCGAATCCGCGGTGATGCTGAGGGAGGGGATCACGGTGGGTGTTCAAGTGACGTCGGACGGACGCACGCCGCTCTCTCAGCAGAGTGTTAAGAGGGTGCCCTTCTTATACGGAAAACGATAA
- a CDS encoding bifunctional DNA primase/polymerase, whose protein sequence is MRWPQAPFGRVLSRRRLRLAAQRYADHGWAVTPGGFFNGRRMACDRPDCLATSCHPLLDDWELRSSTATAQLDDWWSERPHAVLLPAGRAFDAIEVPALLGMRAVCGPPTGPGRATSAGRVRGPVAVTAAGRWTFLMRSGGTLASELDHRVDIVRHSLGSWIPAPPTVLPEGPVRWQVSPQQVDWRLPDPEELQLALVRALVALDAAFLDLPVNARRRLAPPMLTRPVGLKPTPTLRRAV, encoded by the coding sequence ATGCGGTGGCCACAGGCGCCGTTCGGCAGAGTCCTGTCACGACGTCGGCTGCGGCTCGCCGCGCAGCGGTACGCCGACCACGGCTGGGCGGTCACCCCGGGCGGGTTCTTCAACGGCCGCCGGATGGCCTGCGACCGCCCCGACTGCCTCGCCACCAGCTGCCACCCGCTGCTCGACGACTGGGAGCTGCGGTCGAGCACCGCCACCGCGCAGCTCGACGACTGGTGGAGCGAGCGCCCGCACGCGGTGCTGCTGCCCGCCGGCCGCGCCTTCGACGCGATCGAGGTGCCCGCACTGCTGGGCATGCGGGCGGTCTGCGGCCCGCCGACCGGGCCGGGCCGGGCCACCTCAGCGGGACGCGTACGCGGACCTGTCGCGGTCACCGCCGCCGGCCGCTGGACGTTCCTGATGCGCTCCGGCGGCACGCTCGCCTCCGAACTGGACCACCGGGTGGACATCGTGCGCCACTCGCTCGGCTCGTGGATCCCGGCGCCGCCCACCGTGCTGCCCGAGGGCCCGGTGCGCTGGCAGGTCTCCCCGCAGCAGGTCGACTGGCGGCTGCCGGATCCGGAGGAGCTCCAGCTCGCGCTGGTCCGGGCGCTGGTCGCGCTCGACGCCGCGTTCCTGGACCTGCCCGTCAACGCCCGCCGCCGCCTCGCCCCGCCGATGCTGACCCGGCCGGTCGGCCTCAAGCCCACCCCGACCCTGCGCCGCGCCGTCTGA
- a CDS encoding flavoprotein has product MTGARPGGRPVLYALACGSPVARDVGTLVTLARERGFDVCVVVTPDGRKFVDVPSLAAQTGHPVRSAYKNPGDPDVLPSPDVLVVAPATVNTVNKWGAGIADTLVLGLLVESQGKGLPIVAVPYTNDAMARHPAFQDNITRLRGWGIEVLYGDDVLKLPAPGEGDAYRHEFPWELAVRAAARLCPPD; this is encoded by the coding sequence GTGACCGGCGCGCGACCCGGCGGCAGGCCGGTGCTGTATGCCCTGGCCTGCGGCTCGCCGGTCGCCCGCGACGTCGGCACGCTGGTGACGCTCGCCCGGGAGCGCGGGTTCGACGTGTGCGTCGTGGTCACGCCGGACGGCCGCAAGTTCGTGGACGTGCCCTCGCTGGCGGCGCAGACCGGGCACCCGGTGCGCAGCGCGTACAAGAACCCGGGCGACCCGGACGTGCTGCCGTCGCCGGACGTGCTGGTCGTGGCCCCGGCCACGGTGAACACGGTCAACAAGTGGGGCGCGGGCATCGCCGACACGCTCGTGCTGGGCCTGCTCGTGGAGAGCCAGGGCAAGGGCCTGCCGATCGTCGCGGTCCCGTACACCAACGACGCGATGGCGCGGCATCCCGCGTTCCAGGACAACATCACGCGCCTGCGCGGCTGGGGCATCGAGGTGCTGTACGGCGACGACGTGCTGAAACTGCCCGCGCCGGGGGAGGGCGACGCCTACCGCCACGAGTTCCCGTGGGAACTGGCGGTGCGGGCCGCCGCACGGCTCTGCCCGCCTGACTAG
- a CDS encoding branched-chain amino acid aminotransferase, with product MSGGGTIDFEIRPSSQPVSATEREALLANPGFGRVFTDHMVTIRYAEGKGWYDARVEARAPIPMDPATAVLHYAQEIFEGLKAYHRADGSVGLFRPDANARRFAQSAQRMAMAPLPEDLFVGSVRELVNIDRAWIPTSTEGSLYLRPFQYASEVFLGVRPAREYLYCVIASPVGPYFAGGLKPVSIWISDEYTRAAPGGTGAAKCGGNYAASLLAQSQAADNGCDQVIFLDAAERKYVDELGGMNVFFVRADGSMFTPELNGSILPGITRDSVMTLAREQGRHVEERPVSIDEWRDGARSGEIVETFACGTAAVLTPIGTVRGVEGEFKLGDGGTGPVTAALRETLVGIQFGRVPDPHNWTTTL from the coding sequence ATGAGTGGCGGTGGCACGATCGACTTCGAGATCCGTCCGAGTTCGCAGCCGGTATCGGCCACGGAGCGCGAGGCGCTGCTGGCCAACCCCGGCTTCGGGCGGGTCTTCACCGATCACATGGTGACCATCCGGTACGCCGAGGGCAAGGGCTGGTACGACGCGCGCGTCGAGGCGCGGGCGCCGATCCCGATGGACCCGGCGACCGCCGTACTGCACTACGCCCAGGAGATCTTCGAGGGCCTGAAGGCGTACCACCGCGCCGACGGCTCCGTCGGTCTGTTCCGGCCCGACGCGAACGCCCGCCGCTTCGCGCAGTCGGCACAGCGCATGGCCATGGCGCCGCTGCCCGAGGACCTGTTCGTCGGCTCCGTCCGGGAGCTGGTGAACATCGACCGCGCCTGGATCCCGACCAGCACCGAGGGCAGCCTCTACCTGCGCCCGTTCCAGTACGCCAGCGAGGTCTTCCTCGGCGTGCGCCCCGCGCGGGAGTACCTGTACTGCGTGATCGCGTCGCCGGTCGGGCCGTACTTCGCGGGCGGGCTCAAGCCGGTCAGCATCTGGATCTCCGACGAGTACACCCGCGCGGCGCCCGGCGGCACCGGCGCGGCCAAGTGCGGCGGCAACTACGCCGCCTCGCTGCTCGCCCAGTCCCAGGCCGCCGACAACGGCTGCGACCAGGTCATCTTCCTGGACGCCGCCGAGCGCAAATACGTGGACGAGCTGGGCGGCATGAACGTGTTCTTCGTGCGCGCCGACGGTTCGATGTTCACGCCCGAGCTCAACGGCTCGATCCTGCCGGGCATCACCCGGGACTCCGTCATGACGCTCGCCCGCGAGCAGGGCCGCCACGTCGAGGAGCGCCCGGTCAGCATCGACGAGTGGCGTGACGGCGCGCGCAGCGGCGAGATCGTGGAGACCTTCGCCTGCGGCACCGCCGCCGTGCTCACCCCGATCGGCACCGTGCGCGGCGTCGAAGGCGAGTTCAAACTCGGCGACGGCGGCACCGGCCCCGTCACCGCCGCCCTCCGCGAGACCCTCGTCGGCATCCAGTTCGGCCGCGTCCCCGACCCCCACAACTGGACCACCACCCTCTAA